The DNA region ggctctaatgcctgtgtctcaatctcgcggcccatgtcacccctacttgcagCCTGCATAATGATgcgaaaaaaatatttttaaaaattattattcaaaaaataatttaatatgaaggcaataggcagagtgttacaggcatagccctaaagaatgtagcctcatgggcagtgtagtccatgctgcagggagaatggactgccatacccgttatgtgtctgtgagtgagggagggagaaaaaggagagtcgaACAGTACGAGATGTCACTGAGCAGAAACAGGAGATGTaagcatgtaaacataataataaccactagagttggatgtctcgagaccacttttacgtggtcttggtctcgtcttggTCTCAACGGACTTTaacttggtcttgtcttggtctcgactgactttggtctcggtcttggtctcgcgtttggtcttttggagtgtaatttgttaGTTAgatgacaactgtataaaacaaaaacaacacacgaAGCAGAGAGCGCACCGTcgtaaattccccctaattttggtatgatccgagctcaggcactaggcGACTGAGCACAGCACCTATGTGAGCCaggggggagaagctgctgcctgcgagtttgctgcagacagaggagcgcttaagtttgaccaggtaccaaagcaaatcattcgtactgtacaagtaatgtaaatatgacggtgtatcacaaaagattgatatcaaactgatcacttggttgcgttacttgctcttcgagtgaatcaacaaatggataaataaaaagccgaacaacaatgctgtttttttagagagtcttagcttacatttcatattttcagttgttaccctccacggctaaacaaattctctaaatcggtttcagttatgtactgatgaacacaacaatggacataaggagcttctttcaaagaaaaaactcaggtagatgttattttatatattatgctttgtatgttgttcagtatatttctatgcaaaacaaaaggaatttcaatacacagcagtatattcacagttgaaaccagatgtttacatacactttcgggagaaaacataaaaactttttttttttttactgttaaacatcaatttagagtaaacttgttttgttttagataaataaatgttgaaatatcttttgaattagttaaatgtcagaataaaaagagggagctgtctattttaccactttcatcaaatttaggagtacatatacactaagtttattgttaattaataagaaaactccagacgattccattctgagcttaagaagcttctgataggttagtagagtccatgtgagtaaactggtggcacacctgtggatgcatataagacACCCCCaacacacagagcctgtttctgtgacatgggaaaaatcaagagatgtcaaccaaaacaccaggaaaagaattgtggagctccataagtgtggctcaattttgaatacaatttggtgccatttgcaattaagaaatacagatagtttctctcattactcttaaagttaacaaatatgttttttatatttatcagtctaaacaaataaacatttagtctgatttgatgttacaattaaaaaaagtgtttttatctgaagagtatgtaaatatctggtttccactgtatatttgatgatgttggtgtttggcttgattgtcagcacaaagagggagagagaggaacagagagggagagagaggaacagagagagagatggagaggagaatgaggacagaacagagatggaacaagagcaggtgagacacacatgttagtcaaatggttgtttgccaaaactcatcagaacatgtatctagtacctagtgtaacttttgattctggttctgttttggttaagtcctaagtagtcctgattttgaactgttgtagtcctattttaattctggatcagttctgggtctggttgaattggggtttagtccctgtgtcttgatacagccccgactttgttctgccttgctgcttaattaaaaaaatagtttaaggtgtcctgcatatgtgatatttatcttttttgaaaaaaactcaaaacacagcctaataatctttcagtcatttctaccctcacttaatttcctttcgctgctcagctctcacacagtggctcagctatgctccaatccctccatattgtggccgtAAACGAAGATGCTtttggctgcagtttaaagactttttttgtctcggtcttggtcttggtcttggtctcgtctcgacttggtcttggtcttggtcttgtcttggtctcgataccctctggtcttggccttgtcttggtctcggattAGGCAGTCTTGACTACACACACATcctaaggtcatgagagaggtcgtaccttctcttactgatttatgttataggaggacacctactctgtatctgtttaagtataagagccctttaggtggaccgctggacttctggcaccagctttggggagtcattcacagggtcacatcttgacacacacacacacacacacacacacacacacacacacacacacacacgcatacctatacatacacacagactgtactctttgttcacatgtatgcctatgtaagacgtcatatgttaatgaacttatgcatattcatgtaacctcatGTAACACAAAGAGCTCTGGTGATTTGCGTCAATAAGGGTTTGTGCTAGACAGACCCATCATTAATTGGTGCTTCTCGAGCCGGATCCTGCAATCAAACATTCACCGAGGGGAAAAGCGCCAAGCCGGAGTTTTACGCCAGTCGGGACTCATAGAAGCGCGTGCTAAAGGACCTGTGACGTAAAATTCGTCACCAGGCTGGTGGGAGAGCGTCCATTTTTCCCTCGATGGATGATGATTGACGGGATCCGAGACTGATAATGCACGCAAAAGCAACACCAAGTAAGTAGAAAGAGAGCGTTATAGCTGCGCGGGTTCACGCGAGCATGGTCGCACGGTTTCACGTGGGCCTGAGCCGTGCGGTTAAGTGCAGGCTtatgaaaagaaagagagcgatGGCTCCTTAATTGCGCGGGTTCATGCGAGTACAGTCGCACGGTTTCACGCAGGGCTATGCCGTGCAGTTCCACGCAGGCTAGTGCAGCTCAGTGACTGCATGTAAACGCGAGTCCAGGAGCGCAACAGCCATGCGGGTTCACGCAGGCTGGGGAAAGTTATAGGCCTATTTTgcgttgtgtgtgtgcgtctgtgtgagtgagtgcGGCGCAGGCACGTGGTCTGTGGCactggttgttgttgttatcatgggtTCCCGAGCAAGTAAGACTGCGTCACAGGGAGACAAGACATTGATGCAAGAATTCGATCCGGGCAGCGCATTTTcttccgaaacaataagttccgttggagcagcctttcagcgcctctctctgtctctcgcaagcaaagttgacccagacaacaaagtaaagctagttttcggctacgagcccgacacggaacccgacttATTAGCCAGAGTAgtgctgtgcgatatgaccaaaatctcatatcccgatataagacatctatcatcccgataacgatataaatcacaaaaatttaaatttttttgtaaattctgtgaatctcgggcagctcgacttgcgtgaagtgttccCAGCTGGGCgttgtgtacctggagtcgagtgttttaaccgatgcatgaaacgatacatttttagacataagttgtaactgctgctgttttctttgtgactatttattacacggcgtgctgcggggaaaagcctgttctaacatttgagtctaaggtttattttttagcacctgacggctctttttttttctcatctgaaaatactctgcatacttattcagaatacgttactctcattgagtaacataacggaatacgttacaaatatattttggggcatgtattctgtaatctgtagtggaatacattttaaaagtaagctTCCCAACACTGGGTACATATTGTATATACATGTTTGCCAAACTATAACTCCACAAAAAACTGTGGATTTTTGTTACCCCTAAAGGCTTGAACATCTGCTTAACCACAAACTTAGAAGCAGATGTTCTTTAGTCAAATTGTGTCTCTCACCTGAGCAGAACAATGTATCCTGGCGTTCCTCCACAGGCAGAAATGAACGACCCAATTACAGACAATGCCATGTAGATTTTAAATTTTATGTCACAATCATCCTTCCTGGGACACTGGCCCAGCACTGCAGATGCGTTTGCGGCTGGTCCTGCCTCATTAATGCAGGTGCAGTTAtgaaaaccctaaaaaccaaGAAGAAAAGGTTAAAAATCAGCCTTAATTGTGGTCTGTCGGTAAGTTTGagctgtttttttattcacagtaaATCTTTGTCTGTTCTAAACTCTCTGTTTGTCTAGACCATCATCACCATTTCTTTGCCCATTCCGCTGGAGGTCTGGCAGCCGGCCAGGCAGGGTGAGGCATAAGTCATGCCGTTGTATGCACAGACCGGGTCCCAGTGCTTCACTGAGCAGAAGCAATGTCCATTGCACTGTGACAGCAAAGTCTGTGGGTTGTAGGACACTTGAGGGGCTCTGGTACAGACAGACAAGTAAAGACACATTAACACTGTCAGTGGAGACATTTATGagcatatttttaatttataagactaaaataaactatttaagtTCCAAACATTTAGTGTAACCAAGCCTAACAAATAGATCTATAGGCTTGTGTGTCCATTACACTCACCTCTGATATGACATGGTGAGACCGGCCACCTCTGCATTGTCACACTGGACGAAAATCTGAATGGCAAGCAGGCAAAACGACCCCAAAGAAGCACTAATTGCCACCGTGGCTGCTCCGATAATACCCAACTTGAAACGCTTCAGCACAAAACCTCCAGTGATGAAACCCAGAGCTACCGCTGGCAGGTTAAATATACCTACAAGGAAGGATGGAAATGTtataaacatgaacattttcagtGTGTCAAAATTTTAGCTTTGTCATAGTAACATTTGTTCTGCAAATCAGCTTGTAACACATAAACAGGAGCACTTGAATAGTAAAATAAGTGGACTTAGGAAATGCATAAATTCCAGTTTTCCGTATATTTTCTGAAccaattttattttaacaaaaaggTAACTCCATAATGTTTTCACAATCCAGCAAGTAGCTCTTGCAATTGCAGCAATGTACCATAAGCAGACTTTGTAGGTCTATTTAAGTCCATTCATGCGCAGAGTACTGAGTACACACAAAAGTTGTTTGCGTTAAATGGTTTTGTTCAGCAGCCAACTGTTTTTATAATGTTTGGTGATAGAACAATTCATATTCTAACAATAACCCTGCCGGTTAGCCACCCGGTAATTAAATGCTACTTGACAAACATTCTcactagcacacacacacacacacacacacacacacacacacacacacacacacacacacacacacacacacacacacacacacacacacaaaaggaacGCCCACAGTGGGCGATGTAGTTCTTATCACTCGCAATCACACTTCCCTTCAATAACATCATTGTTTCAGTTGCCTTGGGCTACATAGTGCCGAAAGCCAGTTTTTGCTCCGTACCTATGAGGAAAATGGCTTTGGTGGCTGACTGGCCGTAGACTTGCTCTATGTACTTTGGCTTGAAGGTGATCAGGCCAATAAAGCCGTTGACAGCCACGAGGGAGGTAAGGATAATCAGCGAGAAGATTTTGTTTCTGAAGAGTCGTTTCAGAGATGGAATGAAATCTGGTGAAATGCAAAGCACATgaaagagaagaggaaaaatacttttatagACACATAAAACTAAGTaaatataaagtaaaataaaactattattGCTGTGTCAAAATTGTATAAACTATCTATTAGCAGGATAGGGTTTGTAAGGCATGCCTGATTGTATTGACATAAATTACCTCGTTACTAAACCTCGTTTTCCCGATGAGAATGTACTATTTATCATGTGTAATACTTTTCATGATGGATTTTTTAAGATCACAATTTAATAATAATCTCAAATTAAACTAAATGGGAATTTGAATCTAGCAGTTATATCTAAAAAATTATGCATTTTCACAAGACTTTCTTTAAGATCTGTTAGGCTAAATGCTCTACCAGCAGTGAATTACCTTTAGCCATTTCTTGAAATTTGACGGGTTTCTCCTGGGTTTCCTCTGGCAGGAATTGTTCCTGCTCTGTCTTTGTTGCAAGCTCTGTGCTTTTGCTTTGAATTTGCTCTTGCTCTTGCCCTTGCTTGGGTAAAGActttggaaggaaaaaaaaagggataCTAGACAGTAGAACCACTGTGCCAGTCACTATGAAGCCCAGCCACCAGGCTCCCACCCAGCGGGAGTCCTTATAGGTGATGGTGATGGTGTCTGGAAGAAGGGGAAAGGCAAAGACTGCAGGTTATTACAGACATTTTGTCTGTAGGACTTTTATGAGTGACTTCTAAGCCCTTTCATCATAACAGCTTAGTCATTAGTAGAAGTATGGAGGCAGTTCTCTGGCTCAGGGAATGTCAATAGCTCTAATCCAAGTAGTGAAGAAAGAGCTTATGTCAACTATGTCAACAGGATGAAGTGTTGGGAAATCCTCTTGCCTCTGGTAGACCCATAATTTCTCAGTAAAGAATTGGCTTGACTTTTGTAATGTCATGTTGCATTAAAAAGTCCAAatggaagaaaacattttgctaAATTGAGACACGAATGAGTTTCAGTGTTGCTCAAGTCAACCAGAAGTCTTCTCTGCCTAATTAAACACTTCAATCAGGATATTACTAACATTGCAGGTAAACATTACTGTTACAAAACACTAAAAATTACTTTTTGTAATACCATACCTAAATCCACAAATCCAGTGTCCACATAAATCTTGGAAAGGAAGGACCCAAGCATGTAGCCAAACATAGGTCCCAAGATTCCTACTGTATGGATGCAGGCTGGCAAACGGAGCGGAAAAGAGAAGATAAGTATTGAGCAGTTTGAGATTTGGCCATGATGAAGGAGTACAGCGGCCTTCTGAACTGTTTAGGATTTTAGGCAGTGAGGAAACACCAAGGATAATTGAGTACAAGGTCAAAGAAATGTCAAAAAACAGAGGGTAATATGTCAAAGTTCATGATAGAGCAGTTATGAAAAAtggacaaaataataaatacaagtGAATTGTATTAAAATGCATGAAAACAGTGAAAGACAGTAAAACCGTAAATGATGACTAACCCAAATAAAAAGGGGTGTTCTCTTCTCTGGAGAAGTCATCCAGATAGGAAATTCCCAGTGGCATGACGGGAGTCTCTCCAATTCCTCGCAGTATGTTTCCCAAGAATACATAGATCCACATGGGTGAACCAGCAGCCTTTTCACACTCTGGGGGGCGGGGGGAGAAACTTGACTTTACATTGTGCATATCATGAACGGAATAGTGTATAAAAtctaaaacagaaaatgacTAAAATCACCCCAAAACAGTCTATTTCAGACTTGAGTGATCTTACTTCTGATCCATAGCAGGGAATGTGGCTGCTAAATACCTAATTTGGTCTCTGCATCAAGTGTGTCATCTGCATCAGTCATGCTGTGGTTGGACAGACAGGGCAGGATGCTCTCAGTGCTGTTGACAACAGCTTTGTGAGACATACTGGTCTCATATTTATACCTGGAAAATATTCAAAGTATTATCTGAAAATTGTCAAACATGTAAGTACACATACTGCTTCATTTCTTGGATGCtatagaacacacatgcactttTAGCCATTTTATGCTATTACAGCTTTTGGGCATTTATGAATCTTATCAAACATTTCCAGTCTTTATTCTCTGGGAGCTCAACATAACTCTTAgtaatctgattatttgattGGTTCATTGTTATATTCATGAAGAAGAAGGAAACTTTGTACTGACAGTCCCTGGAAGAAGTGAGGCAGGGCTACAAGGAAGGATCCCACAGCCATGATCAGACAACCAATTCCAATCAGTCTGGGACGATGGAGCTTGGCACCAAAGTAGCTCACAAAGGCGATGATGAGCAGGTTGCCTGTAGAGAAGAATTAAAAATAAGGAATGAATCAATGAACAGCTACAGTCTTTGCCAGGCATGAGAGTTCAGCAGTCTGCTTATCTTGCTTTAAATATAACATAACCTGAAATTTGTGCTTTGTAGTCAATAAATTAGATAAATTCCTGTAGTTGATATAAACCATAATGCTAACATGCTgctttcagtaaaaaaaaaagtgcatacCCATTTCGAAGCTGCCATCTATAACACCAATCAGGGAGCTTGGGATATCAAACCGTCTTTCAATCTGTGTGATGGAGCTCTTCATGTAAGCTCCAGCAAAGGCTTTGGCAAAATATACAAATGCCAGGGAGGCCAGGAAGAGCTGGAAAACACACATAACCAGTTAGATTGATCTTTTCTAGACTTATTTGGACTGGATTACTGGAAAGAGCTGCCAAATGGTTTCTCAGAACTTCTTTAAACAGTCAATATGATTGTTGTGACCTGGATGATTGAATTGTAATCCCTTCTTCTGATGTGACCTACAGGGAGGTGAATGACAGTGTCTCCCATAATAGAATCAACTCACTCACTAAACATACCCACAGCACTTCACAAATGCTTTTACCAATGATTTACATTAAGTGACATTTGATGGGATTAGAGTACTGATacccagtgttgggtgtaacgcgttactaagtaatgcattactgtaattaaattacttttccactgaaaaagtagagtaactgattactgttcatttttaggtattttaattacagttacttacaatgtacttgcgttaaattgtaaataattaaactcgctgaatatcattatttaatttcaataatttatcttctaaacgtagaagtaaactccgccgctttaacatcgctgtagtgcagctgcacgtcatttcgcgccagtttgctgcatagtcgcattctaaagcggaagatgtcggactcggctgaagcctgtggctgttttatgaaatggacatattcccgtctcttcacttttctgaaacaagcagacaagaatattacagtaatatgtaagctatgtgctggggagaaaaaactatcggctgctgttaatagcacgagtaatctactgaagcgcctgacacaagagcatagacgaacacttctgagtgatccttgttcatcatccatggataacaccgcggcaactcctgctaagcaggcaaaacatgattttacttcagcagcacagaaagcgtctgaaggtgagcttaaaaaatgattgcaggctacattgtggaagacatgctaccgctgcgtactgtagagtctccgtctttaaaaaaattatttattatttaaagagtttaatttctattgtttgtccactcaaggtttatagggattttaaaaagtatttagttaaattacttattgagtaattaagttacttttcagacacggtaattagataagtattttaaatacaatattgattaagtaattagtaattaattactttttaaaagtaacttacccaacactgctgatACCAGAATAAGAGTGGTTACAACAGATTTTAAAAACCACTACACTAATTCATCAGTTATCAATCATCTTCCCTAAACTGATCTTGTCAAAGTTGTAGCACACACCGCTGGGAGTAATAGATGATCCCACTGTTGATCCCATCAGGGGAAACATTAAGTACTAGACAAACTCTGTTTATTGTTTCTAACAATCGCTAGCTACCTACCCAAAGTACGAATCAAGTGGTAATGCCAAGACCATTGGTGATAAAATTAACTCTAACAATCCCTTTCAGTTAGATTGGTTAGTCCTCTTTCtaagaaatattttttcttgTAATGAACAAGCATATTCTTTACAAATATAAGAACATCTATGCAAGCTTTGCAACCAGTTTAGGTAATGTTAGAAACAATTCTCTTTGTATTGCAGccaaaaaaactattttttggccaaaaaaactattttttggctgcaatacaaaaaaaaccctaaaaaaagaaaacccataAATTGTAAATTGTTAAACAGACAACAAACATTTTGCTATAGATGTGCACTGTgttctacattaaaaaaaagtgcttagCATAATATAATGTATCCAGCTTGACAAAAAGCTAATCGCTGAACACGTTCTGAACCCTTTAAACCTTTGGACCATAAAATAATTGATAGAAAATTGAAAATGGAGTGTTTATTGAGCCTTCTGACAAAATGtaagaaatattaatatttgtATCATATTTACTACATCaggcattgtttttttttgggttttttttgcaatttgttccttaaaaatgcattgtgcatttattttggttttttgttgtctttttttttttttttgaagactTCTCACAAAAAGCCGTGAATCAAATATGACACACTTGGCTTTAATGGGGGTCATcgatttaaaaggttaaatggTACTTTGTACATAAACTGTATATGAGGTAACATTTAGTGGAGACCCTgggatttattatttttattttaggaaTGCAAGCCTTGCATCCAGCTTTATGTTTGACGGTAAGATCGTTAATGATTGAAAAGGGACTCGAGTTGAAGGTCACAGAGCAAACTGTGAATGACCACAAACAGTTCAGGGACATTTCAGTCTTTCCCAAGGGGTGCTGGTGACTTTTTGTTGAAAACAACACAATGCAAACAAGCAAAGAAACAGACCAAAATCAATATTCATATAAACGGGCATTATCAGCTTACTTTAGAGCTGTTAGTGCCCTGTGTTTTCTAAATTGCAGTCTGTTATGTGCAATGCAAcataaatcatataagcctgtAATGGACAATTAAACTGTCACGTTGTTGATAAAATGGGCCAGTAAACATCAGTAAATGGCATTTAATTAAAACATCTCACAgccactcccccccccccccccccaaaaagaaaaaaacaaaacaaaaaaactcctcaaAGCTTGATTTAATGACTGCTTTCTAACTCTGCTTTGCAAAGAATACCACAAAGATGATAAAAGCAGCTTTACAGTAACATGCACTTTCACAGGTTTGGCTTTTGGCTCATTCACGTTTACATTTAAATTTCCAGTCATTAAAGCAGTGAGGGTTTCTGACCTTAAGCTTGGAGCAGCATGCCTCACGTGTTTTCTTGGATTCTACGCTCATGATGATGTCGTGCTTCAGAGAAATCCAGGACAGAAGAAAATGGAATAGCACAAGACCTGAAAATCCACAACAAGATTAAGAGCAGGAAAATCAAACCCTCAGTTGTCTAGATACTGTCTCAGGTGGCAGCATCCTAAAAGGTGTCTAGCTGCAAAACTACATAGTCAGTGCATTGATTTGTTTCCAGAGTTTGTCCCAAAAAGATCAACGCAACTATTTGGTCTCaaagaaaaatgtgcatttacCTGACAACCAGCAGTTGTCCTCTGAGGAATGGCGGTGGAAGGCTGATTGTCCCTTTGCGCAGGACTTTGTGCTGAAAACGGGAGTCTTATCTTTAGCAAATTACAAGTGAACATCACCTGTAATCAGTAACTCAGCCACTCATGTGAGTTTGTTTTCATGTCAATAAAAAGTCATCCAACCCCTTCAACTTTCACACACAGCCACTCGTTCACACAAATACAAGTGTGACAGCGGTGGTGGCTTTTGTCGAGTGATTGTATGAACAGCATCGAAAGGTTCAGAAGTtcactgaacacacaaacacacacacacagacattcacaGACCCGCACATCCTCCTCTGAGAACTTCATAAGCCTCCTGAGTAGCCATCCTTTTGAACAGACAACAAACAGCAGCATGAAACGGGCCAAAACTTATTGTAATACAAACCTGCTGTTTCTGTTGGTCTGCTGCTTTCAAAGTGAAATACTTTCCTCCTCCGGAGAAACTCGGCCTTTTTGTACGGTTGGGTGTCTCAAAGATGTGATCAAAGTCTTCCTGTCCTATTGATAGCCTTTAACAATGGTTTTCTCTCTGCATGTCCTTCTCAGTGAGTACGGCAAATCACATCAAATCACAATGACGTGTCACCTTTGTGAGACAGAATGGAAACTTGTCAATAAAGCTGTGAAATTATGGGTTTTTTAGGGTTAACAGTTGTTTGTTAAACTATCTGCAAACATCATTTGGATGGTTATTGTAAATTCGCAGCAAAATAATGTGTAGTGCATCTGGACACTGGATGGATATAAAGTGTGTTTGTAATAGCTGAGTAGCGGGAAGGGGTGACTGTTTCACTGCATCAGCactgcacatttaaaagaaTTAGGCCTAAGATCAGTTCTCACATATTATTACCCCATATCGCTTTGTGGGagtgttattttattattattattagctaattttcaatttaaaaacaCATCTGAGAAAAGTTGGGATATGggcatgtttaccactgtgcaGCATCCCCTCTTCTTTTGGCAACTGACGAATGTTGTTTCATTCTTATCTGATATTGGACTCCTACTGCTCAACCGCCCTTGGCCTTCTTTGtcatatgtttatttttgtaacatgCTTTGGCACATTTCCAGTTGGTGAAAGGTCTGGACAGCAGACAGGCCATTTAAGCACCTGGAGTCCTGTACCACAGAGCCCTGGTGTTGTAATAGATACAGTATGTAGTTTAGCTTTGTCTTGCTGAAGTATGCAACCCCCAAAAAAGCCATCATCCAAATGGGAtatgtcattttaaaatctgccaaaaatatttcagcactgatggtgcctttccacaTCTCTCAATTCCATAATATGATGCATTCCTATCCCATCAGAGATCCAGGCTTTTGAAAACAAGCTTCAGTgtgaagaagaacaagaagtactggaagtgatggtatggcccccacagagccctgatctcaacatcatcgagtgtgtctgggattacatgaagagacagaaggatgTGAGGAAGGCTGCATCCACAGAAGATCTGCGGTTActtctccaagatgtttggAACACCCTACTAGCCGAGTTccttcaaaaactgtgtgcaagtGTTCGTATAGACAAACAGCAAACATGGCTCTTCTGAGTCATGGTGGGGACCAAGATAATAAGCAGACTGGACTTACATCAGTTGCAGTTCAGGAGCTTCGGGCACCAAACCTCTCAGTGGTTGAATGAGAATGTGCTGCATTATGTTGATATTGGAGGGGACGGGAAACTGATTCACACAACAAAATAGCTATCCAGGTATTTCTGATTGTTGGAGCAGGGAATCAGGAAATGGAGAGGACAATTGGATTGGAGTAGCCTTCTTCCGCATGCTGAATGTGTCA from Pelmatolapia mariae isolate MD_Pm_ZW linkage group LG17, Pm_UMD_F_2, whole genome shotgun sequence includes:
- the LOC134646931 gene encoding solute carrier organic anion transporter family member 1C1-like, which translates into the protein MSVESKKTREACCSKLKLFLASLAFVYFAKAFAGAYMKSSITQIERRFDIPSSLIGVIDGSFEMGNLLIIAFVSYFGAKLHRPRLIGIGCLIMAVGSFLVALPHFFQGLYKYETSMSHKAVVNSTESILPCLSNHSMTDADDTLDAETKLECEKAAGSPMWIYVFLGNILRGIGETPVMPLGISYLDDFSREENTPFYLACIHTVGILGPMFGYMLGSFLSKIYVDTGFVDLDTITITYKDSRWVGAWWLGFIVTGTVVLLSSIPFFFLPKSLPKQGQEQEQIQSKSTELATKTEQEQFLPEETQEKPVKFQEMAKDFIPSLKRLFRNKIFSLIILTSLVAVNGFIGLITFKPKYIEQVYGQSATKAIFLIGIFNLPAVALGFITGGFVLKRFKLGIIGAATVAISASLGSFCLLAIQIFVQCDNAEVAGLTMSYQRAPQVSYNPQTLLSQCNGHCFCSVKHWDPVCAYNGMTYASPCLAGCQTSSGMGKEMGFHNCTCINEAGPAANASAVLGQCPRKDDCDIKFKIYMALSVIGSFISACGGTPGYIVLLRSIQPDLKSLALGMQTLIVRTLGGIPPPIYFGAMIDRTCLKWGTKHCGGRGACRLYNANAFRVTYLGMITGLYFLTNTLWGYLYYNIVKKQKKIALKNQSKENGQESNAVANGHANINIADKEDMGMECTI